The Tenrec ecaudatus isolate mTenEca1 chromosome 8, mTenEca1.hap1, whole genome shotgun sequence DNA window TCCCGAGTAAGAGAGACTCAACTATACCTTAAAAAATGAGTGgtattaaaaaacaattttaatgtgcttgaaacaatgtatgtatagattgtgatgagttgtatgagcccccaataaaatgattaaaaaaacaattttaataaTAAGATCAAATTAGCTTAGTAATAACTTAAGCACAAAACTAATTAGGTTAATTTATATCTGTTTTTGTTTCAGGCAACGATGGAAAGTGTGAACGCTACTAAGGGAGCTGCGACTGGGGAGTCTCTACCCAATTCAGTGGGCACGGAGAGCATCCTTCAGCAGGGGACTCCGGAAGAGCAAGCGCAGCTTCTCCTTCACGAGGAAACCATTGATCTCGGTGGGGATGAGTTTGGGTCTGAAGGGAATGAGACCATATCAGAAGATTCGAACAATTTCATAGATAAGCTTAATGAGCACATGATGGAAAGTGTCTTCATCTCTGACTCGCCTAATAACAGTGAAGATGATGTGGGCGAACTTGGTTGTTTGCAGGATGTTGGAGAACCTGAGGAAAGCCAACCTGATAACAGAATGGAAAATCCAGATAAAGAAGCAATTGATGCTGTGAGTAGTAACAGTGAAACCGACCGTGATGATACACCAAAAGATGTCTCTGACGTGACTCCTAAGAGCAAAGCCTCTTTGAAAGAAGAAGAGCCAACTCAGAAAGAAGTAaaggacatgcctgtatttgaaaGTGGAAATGCAGTGGACTCTGTCCCAATTGACCCAGaagaacaggtatcagaagtATCTTCTGGTCAGTCTTCTAAAGATGAACCTGTCCCTGTGTGTACCATTTTCAGTCAGTCAAATACAGCTAATTCCCAACATTACTTATTTCTTCATGACGGCTTTGAATCTCAGATGGTAAAATCTCCGAGTTTCAGCAGCGCGAGTGAAACTTCAGCCAAGACTACCCCTCAGGTCGTCCAGCCAAGTCCCAGCCTGAGCAAATTTTTTGGAGATACAACCAACACAAATTCGTTGGCTTCTGACTTCTTTGATTCATTTACTACCTCCTCTTTCATTTCTGTCAGTAATCCTAATGCAGGCTCCTCAGTTCCAGAAAAATTGTCTTCCCTGACTACTGCAGTAGGAGATAAATCTCCTGATTCGGTTGACCCTTCCCACTCTCCAGGGATGGAGAGATCAGAATCAGGCATTTCTACAGCTTCTCTAGAAATTTCTCAGAGCCCAAAGCCATTTTCTCAGATACAAGCAGTATTTGCAGGAAGCGATGACCCCTTTGCCACCGCCCTGAATATGAGTGAAATggacagaagaaatgatgcatggcTTCCCAGCGAGGGGACCAGGAATGTTTTGATTTCTGTAGCAACTCAACAGTCTAGCACTGTGTTCATTGACAAGGAGAATCTCACCATGCCAGGTTTAAAGTTTGACAACATCCAGGTAAGATATTCAGTACTTTAAAAAGGCATTTCTCTAATGGAAATCTTTTCAAGGAAAGAGAGAATCTTAGATTCATAGCTCTTTCCTGTGATCTATTtctaggaaaaagaaaaaattttaaaaagactgaagcatCCTGTCTT harbors:
- the TRAPPC12 gene encoding trafficking protein particle complex subunit 12; translated protein: MESVNATKGAATGESLPNSVGTESILQQGTPEEQAQLLLHEETIDLGGDEFGSEGNETISEDSNNFIDKLNEHMMESVFISDSPNNSEDDVGELGCLQDVGEPEESQPDNRMENPDKEAIDAVSSNSETDRDDTPKDVSDVTPKSKASLKEEEPTQKEVKDMPVFESGNAVDSVPIDPEEQVSEVSSGQSSKDEPVPVCTIFSQSNTANSQHYLFLHDGFESQMVKSPSFSSASETSAKTTPQVVQPSPSLSKFFGDTTNTNSLASDFFDSFTTSSFISVSNPNAGSSVPEKLSSLTTAVGDKSPDSVDPSHSPGMERSESGISTASLEISQSPKPFSQIQAVFAGSDDPFATALNMSEMDRRNDAWLPSEGTRNVLISVATQQSSTVFIDKENLTMPGLKFDNIQGDAVKDLMLRFLGEQAAAKRQVLNANSVEQSFVGLKQLINSKNWRAAVDLCGRLLTAHGQGYGKNGLPTSHTTDSLQLWFVRLALLVKLSLFQNAEMEFEPFGNLDQPDLYYEYYPHVYPGRRGSMVPFSMRILHAELQQYLGNPQESLDRLHAMKTICSKILMNLEQGLAEDGSMSNITQENRQASLQLWRSRLGRVLYSVANCLLMMKDYVLAVDAYHSIIKYNPEQEPQLLSGIGRIFLQIGDIKTAEKYFQDVEKVAQKLDGLQSKIVVLMNRAFLQLGQNHFAEAHKCFTEILRIEPTNAVANNNAAVCLLYVGKLKDSLRQLEAMVQQDPKHYLHESVLFNLTTMYELESSRSMQKKQALLEAVAAKEGDSFNTHCLKLA